The genomic interval CCACCCACGCAACAAGTAGCATTTGAGCATGAACAAAATCCTCGGCATCCTGGGCCTGTTGATCTTTATCTGTCTCTCAACCGCATTGTTGAGTGAACAGTTCGTTTCCAGCCGCAACATCTCCAACACGACCAACTGGTCGGCACTCTTTGGCGTACTGAGCATCGGAGCCGCATTCGTCATCATCACCGGAGGCATTGATCTTTCGATCGGTTCGGTTGTCGGATTGACGGGCTGCTTGTTGCCGATGTTCATCGTCGATTTTGGTTTACCGATACCCGTCACCTTGTGTTTGGTGATGCTGATAGCGGCGGTCATCGGATTGATACACGGATTGTTGATCACGCGAATGCAATTGCAGCCCTTTGTGGTCACCCTCTGCGGCTTGCTGATCTATCGCGGTGTTGCTCGATGGCTGACCGATGACCAAACGCTTGGCTTGGGCAGCAGCTATGACGATGGTTTGCGTCTACTGGCCAACGGCAAGCCGATCGGCTGGCCGACTTTGATCCTGGCCGTCGGCGTTGCCGTGATCGCATGGGGGGTGTGGCAGGGCTGGCGACAACGTAACAGTGCGGCACCTGACGCTTCCGAGACAACGTCGACTTCAATGACCGGCATGCTGGGCACCCTCGTCACACTGGGCTGCGGTGGCCTGTTGGTCTTGTCGGGCATGTTGAACGAGTCCAGCATGAGAATGATCGGGTGGGGAATTTTCGTTCCCGCCGTGCTTGCTTTCGTCGCGTTTGGGATCATGTCCCAGCCCCCCAGGATGGTCAAACCACTGATCGGATTGGCGATCGCCGGCGTGTTGCTGTTCGTGTTTGGTGGCAAGGTCGCGCCGATGTTTAACCAGATCAGCCAAAGTGATACGTGGCAGGTCGGAATCATGACCGTGACGGGCAAGTGGCTGCAGACGTTGATCATGGTCAGCGTCTTTCTGGCCGTCGGGGCGTTCATGGGAGCTGCCGGGGC from Stieleria varia carries:
- a CDS encoding ABC transporter permease subunit — encoded protein: MNKILGILGLLIFICLSTALLSEQFVSSRNISNTTNWSALFGVLSIGAAFVIITGGIDLSIGSVVGLTGCLLPMFIVDFGLPIPVTLCLVMLIAAVIGLIHGLLITRMQLQPFVVTLCGLLIYRGVARWLTDDQTLGLGSSYDDGLRLLANGKPIGWPTLILAVGVAVIAWGVWQGWRQRNSAAPDASETTSTSMTGMLGTLVTLGCGGLLVLSGMLNESSMRMIGWGIFVPAVLAFVAFGIMSQPPRMVKPLIGLAIAGVLLFVFGGKVAPMFNQISQSDTWQVGIMTVTGKWLQTLIMVSVFLAVGAFMGAAGAVLNAGATVSPTAKALLPLVVVSSMIGLLGFTELLQTRVPSTMLILIALAIAAAIFLNRTIYGRYLLAMGRNEEAAQYSGINTKRMTVLAYVICSMTAGLGGILFSLDINSVQPSEFGNFYELYAIAAAVLGGCSLRGGEGSILGVVIGAAVMRVLYNAISILGISTKLEFAIIGLVILIGVIADVMVKRVVAKRAALADAAALETERAAAAAS